From a single Candidatus Nanopelagicales bacterium genomic region:
- a CDS encoding HAD-IIA family hydrolase, with translation MPAATTLIQSHDAVLVDLDGVVYVGGHEVPHASASLHAVGTSGVHLCFVTNNASRTPRKVAEQLNGFGLDISADEVVTSAQAGAELVASMLPPGAAVLAVGGPGVAAALLERGLRPVDAQGSDSPLDAGSVSAVLQGFGRQLNWLALARGAQAVHTGVPWIATNDDMTVPTEYGIVPGNGTMVAAVAAATGRRPTVVGKPHAALLQEAVRRTGSRSPLVIGDRLDTDIEGAHHAGLPSLLVLTGVSRTLDLWRAPSDRRPDHVGTDLRALLRPALSVEMFSDSAECGGAVAAMQDGRLVVTWTGDPAAAVIAAAHLIWQQESELAGLAEEAERLDAAVALAINNPGH, from the coding sequence GTGCCCGCAGCCACGACGTTGATTCAGAGCCACGACGCGGTGCTGGTCGACTTGGACGGCGTGGTTTATGTGGGCGGACATGAAGTGCCCCACGCGAGTGCGTCGCTTCACGCGGTCGGCACGTCAGGAGTGCATCTGTGTTTCGTCACGAACAACGCTTCGCGAACCCCGCGGAAAGTGGCGGAACAGCTAAACGGATTCGGGCTCGACATCTCAGCGGATGAGGTCGTCACGTCCGCCCAAGCGGGAGCGGAACTGGTTGCGAGCATGCTGCCGCCCGGTGCCGCCGTCTTGGCCGTCGGGGGACCCGGAGTCGCGGCCGCTCTGCTGGAGCGGGGGCTGCGACCGGTCGACGCTCAGGGCAGCGACAGTCCGCTGGACGCGGGCAGTGTCTCGGCGGTACTTCAAGGATTCGGGCGACAGCTGAACTGGCTCGCCCTGGCGCGCGGGGCGCAAGCGGTTCACACCGGCGTTCCCTGGATAGCTACGAACGACGACATGACGGTGCCGACGGAGTACGGGATCGTTCCCGGAAACGGGACCATGGTCGCGGCGGTCGCCGCCGCCACTGGACGCCGACCCACCGTAGTTGGCAAGCCTCATGCCGCCTTACTCCAAGAAGCCGTCCGGAGAACTGGATCGCGTTCCCCCCTCGTTATCGGGGACCGGCTGGACACCGACATCGAAGGTGCTCACCACGCTGGGCTGCCGTCGCTTCTTGTGCTGACTGGGGTGAGCAGGACCCTGGACCTGTGGCGAGCCCCATCTGACCGCCGCCCGGATCACGTTGGTACTGACCTGCGCGCGCTGCTCCGCCCGGCGCTGTCCGTAGAGATGTTCTCCGACTCCGCTGAGTGCGGGGGTGCCGTTGCGGCAATGCAGGATGGCCGGTTGGTCGTCACTTGGACGGGGGATCCAGCAGCGGCCGTCATAGCCGCGGCCCACCTGATCTGGCAGCAGGAATCCGAGCTGGCTGGGCTTGCGGAAGAGGCTGAGCGGTTGGATGCCGCCGTCGCGCTGGCGATCAACAACCCGGGGCACTAG
- a CDS encoding glycerol-3-phosphate acyltransferase, whose amino-acid sequence MNTSGPWIYALAFLIGYALGSISPAALIARAKGVSLRETGSGNPGATNVGRALGVRTGVLVGVLDILKGFIPAIAFAQIGPVAAEVAGLAAVLGHITSPFLRGRGGKGTATTLGAILGAQPLWAIPVLIGFGVGFGVTRRVGIGSIIAALVLLVCAVLTGDWDSRTFGVLLALLVVVRHYKNIVAAWRDWRSRT is encoded by the coding sequence ATGAACACTTCTGGTCCGTGGATCTACGCGTTGGCGTTTCTCATCGGATACGCGCTTGGGTCGATCAGTCCGGCGGCGCTGATCGCTCGAGCGAAGGGTGTCAGCCTGCGCGAAACGGGGTCGGGCAATCCCGGGGCGACCAATGTGGGCCGGGCGCTGGGTGTGCGGACTGGCGTGCTGGTCGGCGTGCTGGACATTCTGAAGGGCTTCATACCCGCCATCGCGTTCGCGCAGATCGGGCCAGTCGCCGCTGAAGTGGCTGGACTGGCCGCGGTACTTGGTCACATCACATCTCCTTTCTTGAGGGGCCGGGGCGGGAAGGGAACAGCGACGACGCTCGGCGCTATCCTCGGGGCCCAGCCTCTATGGGCGATTCCCGTACTCATTGGCTTCGGGGTGGGGTTCGGCGTGACCCGCCGTGTCGGCATTGGTTCGATAATCGCTGCCCTGGTGCTGCTGGTCTGCGCTGTCCTTACCGGCGACTGGGACTCCAGGACCTTCGGAGTCTTGCTTGCCTTGCTCGTTGTGGTGCGTCATTACAAGAACATCGTCGCGGCCTGGCGCGACTGGCGTTCCCGGACTTGA
- a CDS encoding DegV family protein yields the protein MHRVAVVTDSTSTLPFEVVRELGIRVVPVHVVVGGHSFDEGVEITPDRVAEALRDRVAVSTSRPTPAHFLDVYQDAADAGAEQIVSAHMSAELSGTCEAAVLAAEKSPVPVSVVDSRSVVLGLGFAVAAGARLAALGEDAEVVADRISSVARRSHVLFYVDTLDYLRRGGRVGPAGRLIGHALAVKPILRLEDGRVQPMEKVRTTSKAIARLEELAVAAAASGPSLVGVQHLDAMDRASHLAERLRDRLPDADVKLGDVGAVVGSHVGPGTLAVVVSPAEPA from the coding sequence ATGCATCGCGTAGCCGTAGTCACTGACTCAACAAGCACACTGCCGTTCGAGGTCGTGAGGGAACTGGGCATTCGTGTGGTTCCTGTGCACGTAGTAGTCGGGGGTCACAGCTTCGACGAGGGAGTGGAGATCACGCCGGATCGGGTTGCCGAGGCGCTGCGTGATCGTGTCGCGGTTTCGACATCGCGGCCTACTCCTGCCCACTTCCTGGACGTGTATCAGGACGCGGCCGATGCCGGCGCGGAGCAGATCGTGTCGGCTCATATGTCTGCCGAGCTGTCCGGAACGTGCGAGGCCGCGGTGCTGGCGGCTGAGAAGTCACCAGTTCCCGTTTCAGTCGTTGACAGCCGTTCGGTCGTCTTGGGATTGGGGTTCGCGGTTGCGGCGGGTGCTCGTCTCGCGGCACTTGGAGAGGACGCGGAGGTTGTCGCCGACAGGATTTCGTCGGTGGCCAGGCGCAGTCACGTGCTGTTCTACGTCGATACGTTGGACTATCTGCGTCGCGGCGGACGCGTGGGACCGGCGGGTCGGCTGATCGGTCACGCCCTAGCGGTCAAGCCGATCCTGCGCCTTGAGGATGGGCGCGTTCAGCCGATGGAGAAGGTTCGAACTACGAGCAAGGCGATTGCCAGACTCGAGGAGCTCGCCGTGGCGGCCGCGGCATCCGGTCCGAGTCTTGTTGGCGTTCAGCACCTAGACGCGATGGACCGTGCATCCCATCTGGCCGAGAGGTTGCGCGATCGGCTTCCAGATGCTGACGTGAAGCTCGGCGATGTCGGGGCCGTGGTCGGCTCGCACGTCGGTCCCGGCACTCTGGCGGTCGTGGTATCTCCAGCAGAACCGGCATGA
- a CDS encoding AAA family ATPase, translating to MSASSADSPTARDVLKDWLARRGLSAEFRETHASVVALTRDRVFKMKKPVRYSFVDLSTPQLRLNVCEREVRLNTRLAPDVYLGVVPITSETGVIVDHAVEMIRLPDANRLDSLLRADRAASCVDAVAARMAEFHAAAATSPQICQVASPGGVRALWDAEVAGISQYVGTVVDAESVAEIDALAHRYLAGRHELLESRLTSGRIRDGHGDLRADQVFCMPDGPRMIDCLEFDDELRWGDVLDDVGFLAMDLEWLGRPDVAQDFLSAYKRQSGDTWPKSLEHHWIGYRALVRAKVGCIRAEMGDAVARRHARGHLDLARSHLGEAQVRLILVGGLPGTGKTTLARELSAAADGPVLLRSDVVRNRIAGIPRAEESHGFGRGRYQAKFVDQVYEEMLRQAGHLLALGEDVVLDASWSSQRHRQAAMDLAGKASADLIALECHAPTDVAEARIRARSAADESEADVGVFRAMARLTDPWPEAERIATNADPRVGAERGLGAIDRAQRQYRYRPSTGRA from the coding sequence ATGTCAGCGTCAAGCGCGGATAGTCCAACCGCTCGGGACGTGCTGAAGGACTGGCTCGCCCGCCGCGGCCTGTCGGCTGAATTCCGCGAAACGCACGCTTCAGTTGTGGCTCTCACGCGCGACCGCGTGTTCAAGATGAAGAAGCCGGTCCGCTACTCGTTCGTGGATTTGTCGACCCCGCAGCTCAGGTTGAATGTCTGCGAAAGAGAGGTGCGGCTCAACACTCGTCTCGCGCCGGATGTCTACCTGGGGGTCGTGCCGATCACATCAGAGACCGGGGTGATTGTGGATCACGCGGTGGAGATGATCAGGTTGCCGGATGCGAACCGGCTGGATTCGCTGTTGCGTGCGGACAGGGCGGCAAGCTGCGTCGATGCTGTCGCGGCACGAATGGCCGAGTTCCATGCCGCGGCGGCCACATCCCCTCAGATCTGCCAGGTCGCGTCTCCCGGTGGGGTCCGCGCTCTCTGGGATGCTGAAGTCGCCGGAATCTCGCAGTACGTGGGGACAGTCGTTGACGCGGAGTCCGTCGCTGAGATCGATGCGCTCGCTCATCGGTACCTTGCCGGACGCCACGAACTGTTGGAGTCGCGCTTGACGTCGGGCCGGATCCGGGACGGACACGGTGACCTTCGCGCCGATCAGGTGTTCTGCATGCCGGACGGTCCTCGCATGATCGACTGCCTGGAGTTCGACGACGAACTTCGCTGGGGTGACGTGCTGGATGACGTCGGCTTCCTCGCCATGGACCTCGAATGGCTGGGGCGGCCAGACGTCGCACAGGACTTTCTGAGCGCCTACAAACGGCAGTCCGGTGACACTTGGCCGAAGTCCCTGGAACACCACTGGATCGGCTATCGAGCGCTTGTTCGCGCCAAAGTCGGGTGTATCAGGGCTGAGATGGGCGACGCGGTGGCCCGCCGACACGCTCGCGGTCACCTGGACCTCGCGCGCAGCCACCTGGGAGAAGCGCAAGTCAGGCTGATCCTTGTCGGTGGGTTGCCGGGGACGGGCAAGACGACTCTGGCTCGCGAACTGTCCGCGGCGGCTGACGGCCCGGTGCTGCTGCGAAGCGATGTGGTTCGCAACCGGATCGCGGGGATACCGCGGGCCGAGGAGAGCCATGGTTTCGGACGCGGCCGCTACCAGGCCAAGTTCGTCGACCAGGTGTATGAGGAGATGCTTCGTCAAGCCGGGCATCTGCTCGCGCTGGGCGAGGATGTCGTCCTTGACGCGTCATGGTCCAGCCAGAGGCATCGCCAGGCGGCGATGGATCTGGCGGGCAAGGCATCGGCGGATCTGATCGCCCTTGAGTGTCACGCTCCAACCGATGTAGCCGAGGCGCGCATCCGCGCGAGATCAGCGGCGGACGAGTCTGAGGCCGACGTTGGCGTGTTCCGGGCCATGGCGCGGCTGACGGACCCTTGGCCCGAGGCCGAGCGCATTGCCACGAACGCCGACCCGCGAGTCGGCGCTGAACGAGGACTGGGCGCCATCGACCGGGCTCAGCGCCAATACCGATACCGCCCGAGCACTGGGCGTGCGTAG
- the leuS gene encoding leucine--tRNA ligase: MSAAPEFDPESIQDKWLPVWDELRAFRSGDHDDQRRRMYVLDMFPYPSGDLHMGHAEAYALGDVVARYWVQRGRNVLHPIGWDAFGLPAENAAIKRGVDPGQWTYDNIAQQMASMRRYACSFDWDRVLNTCDPEYYRWNQWLFLKMFERGLAYRKASSVNWCPNCQTVLANEQVVDGRCERCDTSVTKKKLTQWYLRITDYADRLLADMEQLEGSWPDKVLLMQRNWIGRSTGAEVEFEIVGRTDPVTVYTTRPDTLWGATFFVVAADSDLAAELAAGTAAEAEFTEYLERVKHVSDLDRMSTERAKTGVFLHRHAINPVNGERLPVWASDYVLADYGTGAIMAVPAHDQRDLDFARQFDLPVRMVVAAGDDPARTGVATADDGPHVNSGPLDGLGKDEAIAAAIELLERLGRGRGAVNYRLRDWLISRQRYWGAPIPIVHCPDHGEVPVPENELPVALPDAAGLDLKPKGVSPLGGATDWASVACPRCGGPATRDPDTMDTFVDSSWYFLRYLDPTYDKAPFDPDQARKWLPVDQYVGGVTHAIMHLLYARFFTKVLYDMGMVEFTEPFTRLLNQGMVIMDGSAMSKSRGNLVRLSDELSAHGVDAVRLTMVFAGPPEDDIDWSEVSPAGAKRFLARAWRLAQDVTSNPGSDPAQGNLDVRKSTHRAVSDAATAVESFRFNVAVARVMELVNVLRKAVDSGPGPDDAAVREGVEAVAIVLSLVAPYTAEDMWQALGHEPTVARAGWPAVDPALVLRETVTCVVQVAGKIRDRIDVAPNISESELEGLALGSAAVARALDGHPPARVIVRAPRLVNIVPG; encoded by the coding sequence ATGTCGGCAGCCCCGGAGTTCGACCCCGAGTCGATCCAGGACAAGTGGTTGCCGGTATGGGACGAGCTGCGGGCGTTCCGCTCGGGAGACCACGACGATCAACGCCGACGCATGTACGTGCTGGACATGTTCCCCTACCCTTCGGGAGACCTGCACATGGGTCACGCCGAGGCGTACGCCCTGGGCGACGTCGTCGCGCGGTATTGGGTGCAGCGGGGACGCAACGTCCTGCATCCGATCGGGTGGGACGCGTTCGGGTTGCCGGCGGAGAACGCCGCGATCAAGCGTGGGGTAGATCCCGGGCAGTGGACCTACGACAACATCGCGCAGCAGATGGCGTCCATGCGTCGCTACGCGTGCTCGTTCGACTGGGACCGCGTCCTGAACACGTGCGACCCGGAGTACTACCGGTGGAACCAGTGGCTGTTCCTGAAGATGTTCGAACGAGGACTGGCGTATCGCAAGGCCAGTAGCGTGAACTGGTGCCCGAACTGCCAGACAGTGCTGGCGAACGAGCAGGTAGTGGATGGACGCTGCGAACGATGCGATACGTCGGTTACCAAGAAGAAGCTCACCCAGTGGTACCTGAGGATCACTGACTACGCTGACCGGCTGCTGGCTGACATGGAGCAGCTGGAAGGCAGCTGGCCGGACAAGGTGCTGCTGATGCAGCGCAACTGGATCGGGCGATCAACCGGGGCCGAGGTCGAGTTCGAGATCGTTGGCAGAACAGATCCGGTGACCGTTTACACCACCCGGCCGGACACCTTGTGGGGTGCGACGTTCTTCGTCGTGGCGGCCGACAGTGATCTGGCGGCCGAGCTGGCAGCCGGAACCGCCGCCGAAGCTGAGTTCACTGAGTACCTGGAGCGGGTAAAGCACGTCAGCGACCTGGACCGGATGAGCACCGAGCGCGCCAAGACCGGGGTGTTCCTACACCGCCACGCGATCAATCCGGTGAACGGTGAACGGTTGCCTGTTTGGGCCAGTGACTACGTTCTGGCTGACTACGGCACCGGAGCGATCATGGCCGTTCCCGCTCACGACCAGCGGGACCTGGACTTCGCCAGGCAGTTCGATCTGCCGGTCCGCATGGTTGTCGCGGCCGGTGATGATCCAGCACGCACTGGAGTCGCCACTGCCGATGACGGTCCGCACGTCAACTCTGGCCCGCTGGACGGACTCGGCAAGGACGAGGCGATCGCTGCCGCGATCGAACTGCTGGAGCGGCTGGGCCGGGGTCGGGGCGCGGTCAACTACCGGCTGCGCGACTGGCTGATCTCACGCCAGCGATACTGGGGCGCGCCCATCCCCATAGTCCACTGCCCGGACCACGGCGAGGTTCCCGTACCGGAGAACGAGCTGCCCGTGGCGCTGCCTGACGCCGCCGGGTTGGATCTGAAGCCGAAGGGCGTGTCCCCGCTCGGCGGTGCCACTGATTGGGCCAGCGTGGCTTGTCCGCGATGCGGCGGACCCGCCACGCGGGACCCGGACACGATGGACACGTTCGTGGATTCGTCCTGGTACTTCCTGCGCTACCTGGACCCCACCTACGACAAGGCACCCTTCGACCCTGACCAGGCGCGCAAGTGGCTGCCCGTGGACCAGTACGTCGGAGGCGTAACCCACGCGATCATGCACCTGCTCTACGCGCGGTTCTTCACCAAGGTCCTCTACGACATGGGGATGGTCGAGTTCACCGAGCCGTTCACACGCCTGCTGAACCAGGGCATGGTGATCATGGACGGGTCGGCCATGTCGAAGTCCCGCGGAAACCTAGTGCGATTGTCCGACGAGCTGAGCGCGCACGGCGTAGACGCGGTGCGGCTGACCATGGTGTTCGCGGGCCCGCCGGAGGATGACATCGACTGGTCGGAAGTGTCTCCGGCTGGAGCCAAGCGGTTCCTGGCCCGCGCGTGGCGCCTGGCGCAGGACGTGACCAGCAACCCGGGGAGTGACCCCGCTCAGGGGAACTTGGATGTGCGCAAGAGCACCCACCGCGCGGTGTCGGATGCCGCCACAGCCGTTGAGTCCTTCCGCTTCAACGTCGCGGTCGCGCGGGTGATGGAGCTGGTCAACGTCTTACGCAAGGCCGTCGACTCCGGACCGGGCCCGGATGACGCGGCTGTGCGGGAGGGCGTTGAGGCGGTCGCCATAGTGCTGTCGCTCGTGGCGCCGTACACGGCGGAGGACATGTGGCAGGCCCTAGGCCATGAGCCGACGGTGGCACGGGCGGGGTGGCCCGCTGTAGATCCGGCGCTGGTGTTGAGGGAGACCGTGACATGTGTCGTGCAGGTCGCGGGCAAGATCCGCGACCGCATCGACGTGGCACCGAACATCAGCGAGTCGGAGCTGGAGGGCCTCGCGCTGGGATCCGCGGCGGTTGCCAGAGCGCTCGACGGCCATCCCCCCGCACGCGTGATCGTGCGCGCCCCTCGCCTGGTGAATATCGTCCCGGGCTGA
- a CDS encoding SGNH/GDSL hydrolase family protein, with the protein MTSASRYLLVFADSTAFHGPGQVEPPTEPKLHPNVCARHLGPGVAVDLVARPGMTARDAWWALTKDPVVWGVELPRATGILLSVGHMDQLPAALPTWLREGIAYVRPGWLRRRVRRTYLGTAPAIIRASGGRLAQLPTAATQHYLSRMVDAIRVFRPDVPIVRHLPGPYDSDRYPSQRHHADAVQAADAWCLRQGVGPVPMDDLVGVDLAAGLNNVDGMHWGWNTHDRIGRATADAFVRAGWPAVTTVGESEAVPQAQ; encoded by the coding sequence GTGACCTCCGCTTCGAGGTACCTGCTGGTCTTCGCGGACTCGACGGCTTTCCATGGCCCTGGGCAGGTCGAACCGCCGACGGAGCCGAAGCTTCACCCGAACGTATGCGCAAGACATCTAGGACCGGGCGTCGCTGTGGATCTCGTCGCTCGCCCGGGCATGACCGCTCGCGACGCGTGGTGGGCCTTGACCAAGGACCCGGTCGTATGGGGGGTCGAGCTTCCCAGAGCTACGGGAATCCTGTTGTCAGTCGGGCACATGGATCAGTTGCCCGCGGCGCTGCCAACCTGGCTGCGCGAAGGGATCGCTTACGTGAGGCCGGGATGGCTGCGAAGGCGGGTGCGACGGACCTACCTGGGAACGGCGCCGGCCATCATCCGGGCTTCCGGTGGCCGACTGGCGCAGCTGCCTACAGCGGCGACGCAGCACTACTTGTCGAGGATGGTGGATGCGATCCGCGTCTTCAGGCCAGATGTGCCGATTGTTCGTCATCTGCCAGGTCCCTACGACTCGGATCGCTATCCCTCCCAACGGCATCACGCTGACGCCGTCCAGGCGGCCGATGCTTGGTGCCTGCGTCAGGGCGTCGGGCCAGTTCCCATGGATGACCTAGTGGGCGTTGACCTAGCGGCGGGGCTGAACAACGTCGATGGCATGCACTGGGGCTGGAACACACACGACAGGATCGGGCGCGCGACGGCGGACGCTTTCGTTCGCGCGGGCTGGCCGGCCGTGACGACAGTCGGGGAGTCAGAGGCCGTGCCACAGGCTCAGTAG